A genome region from Trichosurus vulpecula isolate mTriVul1 chromosome 5, mTriVul1.pri, whole genome shotgun sequence includes the following:
- the SMARCD3 gene encoding SWI/SNF-related matrix-associated actin-dependent regulator of chromatin subfamily D member 3 isoform X1 yields MAADEVTGGARKATKSKLFEFLVHGVRPGMPSGARMPHQGAPMGPPGSPYMGSPAVRPGLAPAGMEPARKRAAPPPGQSQAQSQGQPVPTAPTRSRSAKRRKMADKILPQRIRELVPESQAYMDLLAFERKLDQTIMRKRVDIQEALKRPMKQKRKLRLYISNTFNPAKPDAEDSDGSIASWELRVEGKLLDDPSKQKRKFSSFFKSLVIELDKDLYGPDNHLVEWHRTPTTQETDGFQVKRPGDLSVRCTLLLMLDYQPPQFKLDPRLARLLGLHTQSRSAIVQALWQYVKTNRLQDSHDKEYINGDKYFQQIFDCPRLKFSEIPQRLTALLLPPDPIVINHVISVDPSDQKKTACYDIDVEVEEPLKGQMSSFLLSTANQQEISALDSKIHETIESINQLKIQRDFMLSFSRDPKGYVQDLLRSQSRDLKVMTDVAGNPEEERRAEFYHQPWSQEAVSRYFYCKIQQRRQELEQSLGVRNT; encoded by the exons ATGGCCGCGGACGAAGTTACTGGAGGGGCGCGCAAAGCCACGAAAAGCAAACTTTTTGAGTTTCTGGTCCATGGGGTG CGCCCCGGGATGCCGTCTGGAGCCCGGATGCCCCATCAGGGGGCGCCCATGGGTCCCCCGGGTTCCCCGTACATGGGCAGCCCCGCCGTTCGGCCCGGCCTGGCCCCGGCCGGAATGGAGCCAGCCCGCAAGCGAGCAGCACCCCCACCCGGGCAGAGCCAGGCGCAGAGTCAGGGCCAGCCAGTGCCCACAGCCCCTACCAGGAGCCGCAG TGCCAAGAGGAGGAAGATGGCTGACAAAATCCTCCCTCAAAGG ATCCGAGAGCTGGTCCCTGAGTCCCAGGCTTACATGGACCTGCTGGCCTTTGAGAGGAAGCTGGACCAGACCATCATGCGGAAGCGAGTGGACATCCAAGAAGCCCTGAAGAGGCCAATGAAG CAAAAGCGGAAGCTTCGGCTCTATATCTCCAACACGTTTAACCCTGCCAAGCCTGATGCAGAGGACTCAGATGGCAGCATCGCATCCTGGGAACTTCGGGTGGAGGGGAAACTGCTGGATGAC CCCAGCAAGCAGAAGCGGaagttctcttccttctttaagAGTTTGGTCATAGAGCTGGACAAAGATCTCTATGGCCCAGACAACCACCTGGTGGAG TGGCACCGGACACCCACAACACAGGAAACAGATGGATTCCAGGTAAAGCGGCCAGGGGACCTCAGCGTGCGCTGCACCTTACTCCTGATGTTGGATTACCAG CCTCCCCAGTTCAAACTGGACCCTCGCCTGGCCCGACTACTGGGGCTTCACACCCAGAGCCGATCAGCCATCGTGCAGGCCCTGTGGCAGTATGTAAAGACCAATCGGCTGCAGGATTCTCATGACAAGGAGTACATCAATGGGGACAAGTACTTCCAGCAG ATCTTTGACTGTCCTCGGCTGAAATTTTCTGAAATCCCCCAGCGCCTCACAGCCCTgctactgcccccagacccaatTGTAATCAACCATGTCATCAG TGTGGACCCCTCAgaccagaagaagacagcatgTTATGATATTGACGTGGAGGTGGAAGAGCCACTGAAGGGTCAGATGAGCAGCTTCCTTCTGTCCACAGCTAACCAGCAGGAGATCAGCGCCCTGGACAGTAAG ATCCATGAGACGATCGAATCTATAAACCAGCTCAAGATTCAGAGGGACTTCATGCTGAGTTTCTCCAGAGACCCCAAAGGCTATGTCCAAGACCTTCTCCGCTCCCAGAGTCGGGACCTTAAG GTAATGACAGATGTAGCAGGAAATCCTGAGGAGGAACGTCGGGCAGAGTTCTACCACCAGCCCTGGTCCCAGGAAGCTGTCAGCCGCTATTTCTACTGCAAG ATCCAGCAGCGCAGGCAGGAACTGGAGCAATCCCTGGGTGTGCGCAACACCTAG
- the SMARCD3 gene encoding SWI/SNF-related matrix-associated actin-dependent regulator of chromatin subfamily D member 3 isoform X2 encodes MTPGLQHPPTVVQRPGMPSGARMPHQGAPMGPPGSPYMGSPAVRPGLAPAGMEPARKRAAPPPGQSQAQSQGQPVPTAPTRSRSAKRRKMADKILPQRIRELVPESQAYMDLLAFERKLDQTIMRKRVDIQEALKRPMKQKRKLRLYISNTFNPAKPDAEDSDGSIASWELRVEGKLLDDPSKQKRKFSSFFKSLVIELDKDLYGPDNHLVEWHRTPTTQETDGFQVKRPGDLSVRCTLLLMLDYQPPQFKLDPRLARLLGLHTQSRSAIVQALWQYVKTNRLQDSHDKEYINGDKYFQQIFDCPRLKFSEIPQRLTALLLPPDPIVINHVISVDPSDQKKTACYDIDVEVEEPLKGQMSSFLLSTANQQEISALDSKIHETIESINQLKIQRDFMLSFSRDPKGYVQDLLRSQSRDLKVMTDVAGNPEEERRAEFYHQPWSQEAVSRYFYCKIQQRRQELEQSLGVRNT; translated from the exons CGCCCCGGGATGCCGTCTGGAGCCCGGATGCCCCATCAGGGGGCGCCCATGGGTCCCCCGGGTTCCCCGTACATGGGCAGCCCCGCCGTTCGGCCCGGCCTGGCCCCGGCCGGAATGGAGCCAGCCCGCAAGCGAGCAGCACCCCCACCCGGGCAGAGCCAGGCGCAGAGTCAGGGCCAGCCAGTGCCCACAGCCCCTACCAGGAGCCGCAG TGCCAAGAGGAGGAAGATGGCTGACAAAATCCTCCCTCAAAGG ATCCGAGAGCTGGTCCCTGAGTCCCAGGCTTACATGGACCTGCTGGCCTTTGAGAGGAAGCTGGACCAGACCATCATGCGGAAGCGAGTGGACATCCAAGAAGCCCTGAAGAGGCCAATGAAG CAAAAGCGGAAGCTTCGGCTCTATATCTCCAACACGTTTAACCCTGCCAAGCCTGATGCAGAGGACTCAGATGGCAGCATCGCATCCTGGGAACTTCGGGTGGAGGGGAAACTGCTGGATGAC CCCAGCAAGCAGAAGCGGaagttctcttccttctttaagAGTTTGGTCATAGAGCTGGACAAAGATCTCTATGGCCCAGACAACCACCTGGTGGAG TGGCACCGGACACCCACAACACAGGAAACAGATGGATTCCAGGTAAAGCGGCCAGGGGACCTCAGCGTGCGCTGCACCTTACTCCTGATGTTGGATTACCAG CCTCCCCAGTTCAAACTGGACCCTCGCCTGGCCCGACTACTGGGGCTTCACACCCAGAGCCGATCAGCCATCGTGCAGGCCCTGTGGCAGTATGTAAAGACCAATCGGCTGCAGGATTCTCATGACAAGGAGTACATCAATGGGGACAAGTACTTCCAGCAG ATCTTTGACTGTCCTCGGCTGAAATTTTCTGAAATCCCCCAGCGCCTCACAGCCCTgctactgcccccagacccaatTGTAATCAACCATGTCATCAG TGTGGACCCCTCAgaccagaagaagacagcatgTTATGATATTGACGTGGAGGTGGAAGAGCCACTGAAGGGTCAGATGAGCAGCTTCCTTCTGTCCACAGCTAACCAGCAGGAGATCAGCGCCCTGGACAGTAAG ATCCATGAGACGATCGAATCTATAAACCAGCTCAAGATTCAGAGGGACTTCATGCTGAGTTTCTCCAGAGACCCCAAAGGCTATGTCCAAGACCTTCTCCGCTCCCAGAGTCGGGACCTTAAG GTAATGACAGATGTAGCAGGAAATCCTGAGGAGGAACGTCGGGCAGAGTTCTACCACCAGCCCTGGTCCCAGGAAGCTGTCAGCCGCTATTTCTACTGCAAG ATCCAGCAGCGCAGGCAGGAACTGGAGCAATCCCTGGGTGTGCGCAACACCTAG
- the CHPF2 gene encoding chondroitin sulfate glucuronyltransferase translates to MRLSSLLALLRPALPLLLGLSLGCSLSLLRVSWIQGEGDDPCVEALGELGGSRKLDSRTQLGQSDEDFKPRIVPYYRDPNKPYKKVLRTRYIQTELGSRERLLVAVLTSRATLSTLAVAVNRTVAHYFPRLLYFTGQRGARAPAGMQVVSHGDERPAWLMSETLRHLHTHFGADYDWFFVMQDDTYVQAPRLAALAGHLSINQDLYLGRAEEFIGAGEQARYCHGGFGYLLSRSLLLRLRPHLDGCRGDILSARPDEWLGRCLIDSLGIGCVSQHQGQQYRSFELAKNRDPEKEGSSAFLSAFAVHPVSDGTLMYRLHKRFSALELDRAYREIEQLQAQIRNLTVLTPEGEAGLSWPVGLPAPFTPRSRFEVLGWDYFTEQHIFSCADGAPKCPLRGASRADVGDAVETALEQLNRRYQPRLRFRKQRLLNGYRRFDPARGMEYTLDLLLEAVTQRGHRRALARRVSLLRPLSRVEILPMPYVTEATRVQLVLPLLPTEAAAAPAFLEAFAAGVLETREHALLTLLLVYGPREGGRGAPDPFAGVKAAAAELERRHPGTRLAWLAVRAEAPSQVRLMDVVSKKHPVDTLFFLTTVWTRPGPDVLNRCRMNAISGWQAFFPVHFQEFNPALAPLKSPPGPPGAGPDPPSPAGPDQPRGASAGGRFDRQASSEGCFYNADYLAARARLAGELAGQEEEEALEGLEVLDVFLRFSGLHLFRAVEPGLVQRFSLRDCSPRLSEELYHRCRLSNLEGLGSRGQLAMALFEQEQANST, encoded by the exons ATGCGACTGAGCTCCCTTCTGGCTTTGCTGCGGCCAGCACTACCCCTCCTCCTAGGACTGTCTTTGGGATGCAGTTTGAGCCTCTTACGGGTCTCCTGGATCCAGGGTGAGGGTGATGACCCCTGTGTGGAGGCTTTGGGGGAACTTGGGGGGTCACGGAAGCTGGATTCAAGGACCCAGCTTGGCCAGAGTGATGAAGACTTCAAGCCCCGGATTGTTCCATACTACAGGGATCCCAATAAGCCATACAAGAAGGTGCTCAG GACACGGTATATCCAGACGGAATTGGGCTCTCGTGAACGGCTACTCGTGGCTGTCCTGACCTCCCGAGCCACGCTGTCCACACTAGCAGTGGCCGTGAACCGCACCGTGGCCCACTACTTTCCTCGGCTACTGTATTTCACAGGGCAGCGAGGTGCCAGGGCACCAGCTGGGATGCAGGTGGTATCCCATGGGGATGAGCGCCCAGCCTGGCTCATGTCAGAGACCCTGCGCCACCTTCACACTCACTTTGGCGCTGACTATGACTGGTTCTTCGTGATGCAGGATGACACCTATGTCCAAGCCCCTCGCCTGGCCGCGCTTGCCGGCCACCTTAGTATCAACCAGGACCTGTACTTGGGGCGGGCCGAGGAGTTCATTGGTGCAGGGGAGCAGGCCCGGTACTGTCATGGTGGTTTTGGCTACCTGCTCTCCAGGAGCCTCCTGCTCCGGCTGCGGCCCCACCTGGATGGCTGCCGTGGAGACATCCTCAGTGCCCGTCCTGACGAGTGGCTTGGGCGCTGCCTGATTGACTCCCTGGGCATCGGCTGTGTCTCCCAGCACCAG GGGCAGCAGTATCGTTCTTTTGAGTTGGCCAAGAACAGGGACCCTGAGAAGGAGGGAAGCTCAGCATTCCTGAGTGCTTTTGCTGTGCACCCCGTCTCCGATGGGACGCTCATGTATCGGCTGCACAAGCGCTTCAGCGCCCTAGAGTTGGACCGGGCCTACAGGGAGATAGAGCAGCTGCAG GCACAGATCCGAAACCTGACAGTGCTGACCCCAGAGGGTGAAGCAGGGTTGAGCTGGCCAGTGGGGCTCCCTGCCCCTTTTACTCCACGCTCCCGTTTTGAGGTGCTGGGCTGGGATTACTTCACAGAGCAGCACATCTTCTCCTGTGCAGATGGGGCCCCCAAATGCCCACTCCGGGGGGCCAGCAGGGCAGATGTGGGTGATGCTGTGGAGACTGCTCTGGAACAGTTGAATAGGCGCTACCAGCCCCGCCTACGCTTCCGAAAACAGCGGCTCCTCAACGGTTACCGCCGCTTTGACCCAGCACGGGGCATGGAGTATACACTGGACCTCCTTTTGGAGGCTGTGACCCAACGTGGGCACCGTCGAGCCCTAGCACGAAGAGTCAGTTTACTTCGGCCGCTGAGCCGAGTAGAAATCCTACCTATGCCTTATGTCACCGAGGCCACAAGGGTACAGCTAGTGCTGCCCCTTCTGCCTACAGAAGCTGCTGCTGCCCCTGCCTTCCTGGAGGCCTTTGCAGCTGGTGTCCTAGAAACAAGGGAGCATGCTTTACTGACCCTGCTGCTGGTCTATGGGCCACGGGAGGGTGGTCGAGGGGCCCCAGACCCCTTTGCAGGGGTGAAGGCAGCAGCAGCTGAGCTGGAGCGCAGACACCCTGGGACACGACTGGCCTGGCTTGCTGTGCGAGCTGAGGCACCCTCCCAGGTGCGGCTCATGGATGTGGTCTCAAAAAAACACCCAGTAGATACACTTTTCTTCCTAACTACTGTGTGGACAAGGCCTGGGCCTGATGTTCTCAATCGCTGCCGCATGAATGCCATCTCAGGTTGGCAGGCTTTCTTCCCTGTCCACTTCCAGGAGTTCAACCCTGCTTTGGCCCCACTGAAATCACCTCCAGGGCCTCCTGGGGCTGGCCCTGATCCACCCTCCCCTGCCGGTCCCGATCAGCCTCGGGGGGCCTCTGCTGGAGGCCGATTTGACCGGCAGGCCTCTTCAGAGGGGTGTTTCTACAATGCTGACTACTTAGCAGCTCGAGCCCGGCTGGCCGGGGAACTGGCTggacaggaagaagaagaagcccTCGAGGGGCTAGAGGTGCTAGATGTTTTTCTACGCTTCTCAGGACTGCACCTTTTTCGTGCAGTTGAGCCAGGCCTTGTGCAGAGGTTTTCACTTCGAGATTGCAGCCCGAGGCTTAGTGAGGAACTCTACCATCGCTGTAGGCTCAGCAATCTGGAGGGATTGGGTAGCCGGGGTCAGCTTGCCATGGCTCTCTTTGAACAAGAGCAGGCCAACAGTACTTAA